The DNA segment CACGGACTGTTCCGTTCTTGAGCAAGGTGACGAATATTCCGATGGCTAACCTAGCTACACAGTGCATTCTTGGCGCGAAGCTGAAGGATCTGGGATATACAGACGGGCTGTGGCCTGAGACGGATTATGTCTCCGTGAAGGTTCCGGTATTCTCTTTTGCGAAGCTGCGCCGTGTGGAGCCAACCCTGGGGCCTGAAATGAAATCGACGGGCGAGGTAATGGGACGCGATCCGCAGTATGCGAAGGCACTGTATAAAGGTCTTGTAGGGGCTGGAATGAAAATTCCGACGACAGGAGCGATTATCGCTACCATAGCGGATAAAGATAAGGAAGAGGCCGTAGAGATTCTTCGCGGATTTTCCAATCTGGGCTATAAGATTCTAGCGACTGGCGGCACGGCAGCTGCGCTCCAAGCCGCAAATATCCATGTCACAACAGTCAACAAATTAAGTGAAGGATCTCCGAACATTCTGGACTTGATTCGCAATGGGGAAGCTCACTTCGTCATCAATACACTTACTAAAGGCAAGGAGCCTGAGCGCGACGGATTCCGCATTCGCCGGGAAGCCGTCGAAAATGGTATCGTATGTATGACTTCGCTTGATACGGTACGTGCGCTGCTGAACATGCTTGAGACGATCAACTTCTCGTCACAAGCCATGCCTGTTCTGTAAAAGGTTATCCGCTATAATCAAGGAAATTAACGCGGCTCCGGAAGCTTTATGCTTCGGAGCCGCAAGTATGACGGGGGGACAAGTTAAATAATGAGTACATTTGAACAAGCTGCTGGGCGCCTGATGATCGCACTCGATTATCCGACGGCGGAGGAAGCGCGGAAGCTCATTACTGATTTGGAGGGCATTCCTTGTTATATGAAGCTGGGGATGCAGCTGTATTATGCAGTAGGCCCAGACTTTGTTCGGGAACTGAAGAAGCGTGGGTATCGGGTGTTCCTGGATTTGAAAATGCATGATATTCCGAATACCGTGAAGGGTGGAGCTAACAGCGTGACCCGGCTTGGCGTCGACATGTTCAATGTACATGCTGCTGGGGGACTTAAAATGATGGCTGCTGCTTTAGAAGGGGCGAAGACGGCACTTGAAAGCGATCCGTCTCTTGCAATGCCTACTATTATTGCTGTGACTCAGCTAACGAGTACTAGTCAGGAAACCTTGAATCAGGAAATCGGGATTCCAGGAACGATGGAAGAGGCTGTTGTCGCTTATGCGGCATTAGCTAAAGCGGCTGGTTTACATGGAGTCGTCGCCTCCCCGTTGGAAGTACAGGCGATCAAAAAGCACTGCGGGGAAAGTTTCAAGACGATAACCCCAGGTATACGCCCGGCGGGCAGCGCTGCGGGAGATCAGTTCCGCACGCTTACTCCAGGGGACGCAATGCGTCAAGGAACGGATTTTATCGTCGTTGGGCGACCGATTACCCAGGCACAAGATCCACGACGCGCTGCTGAGCTTATTATTGAGGAGATGAAGGAAGCATGGTAAATACTAATCAAATTGCTCTAGAAATAGCTGGGAAATTGCTGGATATTGAGGCGGTCGCTCTGCGTCCTCACCAGCCTTTTACTTGGACATCAGGAATCAAATCACCAATTTATTGCGACAATCGTCTAACGATGTCCTATCCAGACATCCGTGACCTGATCGCAGAATCATTTGCTGCAATCATTCGTCGTGACTATCCACAGACAGAGGTGATTGCAGGAACGGCTACCGCAGGAATTCCTCATGCCGCCTTCGTCTCCCAGAAGCTTGGATTACCGATGATTTACGTACGTGATAAAGCTAAGGGACACGGCAAGGAGAATCTGATCGAAGGCTTGATCAAACCGGGGCAAAAGGTGATCGTCATCGAGGATCTGATCTCGACCGGTGGCAGCTCTATTAAAGCAGCACAGGCTGTTCGAGAGGCCGGTGCCGAGCCGCTGGCCGTGCTCGCCATATTCAATTATGAACTGGACAAGGGCACGCTAGCCTTCCGGGAGGCAGGTCTTCCGCTGCAGACGCTGTCCAATTATGCTTCACTTATCGAGGTTGCTGTGGAGAAAGGCATCGTCAAGCAAGATGATTTGGCATTGCTTAAATCCTGGCGTGAGGATCCGGCGTCATTCGGAGTATAAATTTAAATCAAGCAAAAGAACCATTCCTGCACGAAGGGGAATGGTTCTTTCTATCAAGTTTATTGGTTTAATAGAATGAGTACGAGGAATAACGCTCGGCATTGCTCAGACTTGTCCAAATATCCGGGGTCTCACCGCCGATATGCCAGTAGGCAAATCCGGCGACATCTCGCTCTAAAGCCATCTGGTATTTAAGTGATAGAGAGCGGGAATCCTCCAGCCATATCTGGTGGTGAAGCCCTTTGTTAAAATAAGCCATAGTATACTGAGACAGTGTGCTATTCCAGGAAGGGCTTAGTCTATAACTTTGCATCAGTTCGGTTTGCTCTTCCATGGTAATATAAGTGGAATTGGGAACAGTGACCGAGTTGTTATTAGCT comes from the Paenibacillus lentus genome and includes:
- the pyrF gene encoding orotidine-5'-phosphate decarboxylase; protein product: MSTFEQAAGRLMIALDYPTAEEARKLITDLEGIPCYMKLGMQLYYAVGPDFVRELKKRGYRVFLDLKMHDIPNTVKGGANSVTRLGVDMFNVHAAGGLKMMAAALEGAKTALESDPSLAMPTIIAVTQLTSTSQETLNQEIGIPGTMEEAVVAYAALAKAAGLHGVVASPLEVQAIKKHCGESFKTITPGIRPAGSAAGDQFRTLTPGDAMRQGTDFIVVGRPITQAQDPRRAAELIIEEMKEAW
- the pyrE gene encoding orotate phosphoribosyltransferase, with amino-acid sequence MVNTNQIALEIAGKLLDIEAVALRPHQPFTWTSGIKSPIYCDNRLTMSYPDIRDLIAESFAAIIRRDYPQTEVIAGTATAGIPHAAFVSQKLGLPMIYVRDKAKGHGKENLIEGLIKPGQKVIVIEDLISTGGSSIKAAQAVREAGAEPLAVLAIFNYELDKGTLAFREAGLPLQTLSNYASLIEVAVEKGIVKQDDLALLKSWREDPASFGV